The following are encoded together in the Bacillus carboniphilus genome:
- a CDS encoding outer membrane lipoprotein carrier protein LolA, whose amino-acid sequence MKKWLLPLLCLVLMVVLSACGAKSQEDVVSDLNKKMDGLTSYKTKAKMTLQMGAEPQEYDVEVWHNDPDYYRVALKNAGKDQSQMILKNKEGVFVLTPALNKSFRFQSDWPKNSSQPYLYESLVQDIMEDPEATFKETEEHFVFETKTRYQNNKMLPMQEITLSKKDLAPVSVKVMDTDHNPLVTVAFGDTEFNAKFDPDSFDMKKNMEGAQLDKETTAGVSEEVASEEFAVFNATLDGAFVIEEKHMDTENGQRVIQMYELESGDTTKKFTLIQEKAEVMPAAVVSTPVNGEPVDLGFTIGAMTATTVQWTHNGVEYMLASNELTPEEMEHVARSVQGTMVK is encoded by the coding sequence ATGAAAAAATGGTTGTTGCCATTGTTGTGCCTGGTGTTAATGGTTGTATTAAGTGCTTGTGGAGCTAAGTCCCAAGAGGATGTCGTTTCAGATCTCAATAAGAAGATGGATGGGCTAACGAGCTATAAAACGAAAGCCAAAATGACATTACAAATGGGTGCTGAGCCACAAGAATATGATGTTGAAGTATGGCACAACGATCCAGATTATTATCGAGTGGCATTGAAAAATGCAGGTAAAGATCAAAGTCAAATGATCTTAAAGAACAAAGAAGGTGTATTTGTACTAACACCAGCCTTAAACAAGAGCTTCCGTTTCCAAAGCGATTGGCCGAAGAATTCGAGTCAACCATATCTTTACGAGTCACTAGTGCAAGATATTATGGAGGACCCGGAAGCTACGTTTAAAGAAACAGAAGAGCACTTTGTGTTCGAAACGAAAACACGTTATCAAAACAACAAAATGTTGCCGATGCAAGAAATTACCCTCTCTAAAAAGGATCTTGCTCCTGTAAGTGTGAAGGTCATGGATACTGACCATAATCCACTAGTTACTGTAGCTTTCGGTGACACTGAATTTAATGCGAAATTCGATCCAGATTCTTTTGATATGAAAAAGAATATGGAAGGTGCTCAGCTAGATAAAGAAACGACAGCTGGTGTATCTGAAGAAGTTGCAAGCGAGGAATTTGCAGTATTCAATGCGACTTTAGATGGCGCATTTGTCATTGAAGAAAAGCATATGGATACGGAAAATGGTCAAAGAGTGATTCAAATGTATGAATTGGAGTCTGGGGATACAACGAAGAAATTCACGTTAATTCAAGAAAAGGCTGAAGTAATGCCAGCAGCGGTTGTTTCTACGCCGGTAAATGGTGAACCGGTAGATCTAGGATTTACCATTGGAGCTATGACAGCGACAACTGTTCAATGGACACATAACGGGGTTGAATATATGTTAGCTTCTAATGAACTAACGCCTGAAGAAATGGAACATGTAGCTCGTTCTGTTCAAGGAACTATGGTAAAATAA
- the acpS gene encoding holo-ACP synthase — MITGIGIDIIEKDRIQKVVNRQPRFPKRILTENELKEYNRYPLKRKVEFLAGRFAAKEAYAKAKGVGIGEELSFQSIEIQRDERGKPFYAKPESKGVHLSISHSHEFVVAQAIIESEA, encoded by the coding sequence TTGATAACAGGTATCGGAATAGACATTATTGAAAAGGATCGAATACAAAAAGTGGTCAATCGGCAACCTCGATTTCCAAAACGCATTTTAACAGAGAATGAACTTAAGGAATATAATCGGTACCCTTTGAAGCGGAAGGTGGAGTTCTTAGCTGGTAGATTTGCAGCAAAAGAAGCCTATGCAAAAGCTAAAGGGGTAGGGATTGGGGAAGAGCTCTCTTTTCAATCTATAGAAATACAACGAGATGAAAGGGGAAAACCATTTTATGCTAAGCCTGAATCCAAAGGTGTTCACCTCTCCATTTCTCATAGTCACGAGTTTGTTGTAGCGCAAGCCATTATCGAAAGTGAAGCGTGA
- a CDS encoding rhomboid family intramembrane serine protease, which translates to MFVRTESFREYIREYPVITAIVCINILVYLAAHLPFLPNIKVITSMIGINFLVGQGEIWRLVTPIFLHIQLAHFLMNTVAVIIFSPFLEKLLGKVGFINLYLFSGIVGNLATFILLPSSYTHLGASGSFYGLFGFYLSLILFRKNHFPKQIRQSIVLILVLGVLFTVIQPNINMIAHLFGAIGGFGFGYFFLHYGRGKRTS; encoded by the coding sequence ATGTTTGTCAGAACAGAAAGTTTTCGTGAATATATAAGAGAATACCCTGTGATTACAGCGATTGTTTGTATCAACATACTGGTTTATTTAGCTGCACACCTTCCATTCTTACCAAATATCAAGGTGATTACTTCGATGATTGGCATCAACTTTTTAGTTGGCCAAGGTGAAATTTGGAGACTAGTGACCCCCATCTTTTTACACATTCAATTAGCACACTTTTTAATGAATACCGTAGCTGTCATTATTTTCTCTCCATTTTTAGAGAAGCTACTCGGAAAGGTTGGCTTTATTAACCTTTATTTATTTTCTGGAATTGTCGGAAACCTGGCAACCTTTATCCTTCTTCCATCAAGCTACACTCACTTAGGGGCAAGTGGTTCTTTTTATGGTCTATTTGGTTTCTATTTAAGTTTAATCCTTTTTAGAAAAAATCATTTCCCAAAGCAAATTCGTCAATCGATTGTATTAATTTTAGTACTAGGTGTCCTATTTACCGTTATCCAACCTAATATTAACATGATTGCACACTTGTTCGGGGCTATTGGGGGATTTGGGTTCGGGTACTTCTTCCTTCATTATGGGCGTGGAAAAAGGACTTCGTGA
- a CDS encoding PH domain-containing protein yields the protein MSEPKRLHPIAAVHKVLKSIKELLLPLLLFFVFGSNETTFYFMVAGAMIVIVGITGIVSWLKYSYRLEQQELRIEYGLFVRKKRYIPFDRIQSLDLTSGILHRMFNLVQVKVETAGGSAVGKEADAVLTAVTKQEAERIKSIIFAERSEVAEDLPDKSNVTTIYQITNKQLLLLATTSGSVGVVLSAVMAFFFQFEEVIPYEEIFSGITVWVQGSVLLITFTILFFFTLAWVASIILTYLRYANFTVKKEQEDIIITKGLIEKRQLTLPLVRIQSVRVVENPIRQLLGLAAVYVDSAGSTSNDMNDKALMLFPVIRKRALKELVELGLPDYEVDPPLKGAPVHALKLQILRSFLILLPFLAAGFYFFHKWGLVVLLIVPLLFTWRWFQYKDTGYHLSGNKQLTLRHRAISRTTSFLLKNKIQAIEWNRGPIMRKWELVSVWGHVKSGSTKSIAKVNYITTQDAKQVYQWFRSQNEYK from the coding sequence ATGTCTGAACCAAAAAGACTGCACCCCATTGCTGCTGTACATAAAGTTTTAAAAAGCATAAAAGAATTACTGCTTCCTCTTCTATTATTTTTTGTATTTGGTTCCAATGAGACAACCTTTTACTTTATGGTAGCAGGAGCAATGATCGTTATAGTTGGAATTACGGGTATAGTGTCATGGCTAAAGTACTCCTATCGACTAGAACAGCAAGAACTGCGAATTGAGTATGGGCTGTTTGTTCGAAAAAAAAGATACATACCTTTTGATCGAATTCAAAGTTTAGATTTAACGTCCGGAATATTGCACAGGATGTTTAATCTGGTCCAAGTTAAAGTTGAAACAGCAGGCGGATCTGCAGTAGGAAAGGAGGCAGACGCCGTCTTAACAGCTGTAACAAAACAAGAGGCGGAAAGAATTAAGTCCATTATATTTGCTGAAAGGTCTGAGGTAGCAGAGGATTTACCTGATAAATCAAATGTCACTACAATATATCAAATCACAAATAAACAGTTACTATTATTAGCTACAACTTCAGGCAGTGTTGGAGTTGTTCTATCTGCTGTTATGGCTTTCTTCTTTCAGTTTGAAGAGGTGATTCCCTATGAGGAAATTTTTTCAGGAATCACTGTTTGGGTTCAAGGTAGTGTGCTGTTAATTACCTTTACCATTTTGTTTTTCTTTACATTAGCTTGGGTAGCTTCTATTATCCTTACATACCTCCGATACGCTAACTTTACAGTGAAGAAAGAGCAGGAGGATATTATTATTACAAAGGGGTTAATTGAAAAGAGACAGCTTACATTACCTCTGGTAAGGATTCAATCTGTCCGTGTAGTGGAAAATCCTATCCGGCAACTATTAGGACTAGCAGCAGTTTATGTCGATAGTGCAGGTAGTACAAGTAATGATATGAATGATAAAGCCTTGATGCTTTTTCCTGTTATTCGAAAGAGAGCTTTGAAAGAACTCGTAGAATTAGGGTTACCAGATTATGAAGTAGACCCTCCTTTAAAAGGGGCCCCTGTACATGCATTAAAGTTGCAAATTTTGAGGTCTTTTCTTATTTTGTTACCATTTCTAGCTGCGGGTTTTTATTTTTTTCATAAATGGGGGCTCGTTGTTCTTCTTATAGTTCCGCTCCTATTTACATGGAGATGGTTTCAATATAAAGATACAGGTTATCACCTAAGCGGGAATAAACAGTTAACCCTGAGACATAGGGCGATTTCTAGAACGACATCCTTCCTTCTTAAGAATAAAATTCAAGCCATAGAATGGAATAGGGGGCCAATAATGAGGAAGTGGGAGCTCGTTTCTGTTTGGGGTCATGTAAAATCAGGATCAACAAAATCAATAGCAAAAGTAAACTATATTACTACTCAAGATGCCAAACAAGTTTATCAATGGTTTCGTTCTCAAAATGAATATAAATAA
- a CDS encoding PH domain-containing protein, with protein sequence MMNPSNRISKKALSVWRITGIIHSLIALLVPIGFFVLPFFLEGLHWFSYTILFVWFVLALFLVIIIPKLRWRKWWYEVREQEIELQHGILIVKNTLVPMIRVQHVDTVQGPILKKYGLATIVISTAATSHEIPALAEEEAEQLRYSISRLARVAEEDV encoded by the coding sequence ATGATGAATCCAAGTAATCGGATTTCTAAAAAAGCCCTTTCTGTTTGGAGAATAACAGGTATCATCCATTCACTTATTGCATTATTAGTCCCTATAGGATTTTTCGTACTGCCCTTTTTTTTAGAAGGGCTACATTGGTTTTCTTATACCATCTTATTTGTTTGGTTTGTTCTCGCTTTATTCCTTGTTATTATTATTCCAAAACTTCGATGGAGGAAATGGTGGTATGAGGTTAGAGAGCAAGAGATTGAACTTCAACACGGTATTTTAATTGTGAAAAATACGCTTGTCCCCATGATTCGGGTACAACATGTAGATACAGTTCAAGGGCCAATATTGAAGAAGTATGGATTAGCAACGATTGTTATTTCTACAGCAGCAACCTCTCACGAAATTCCAGCATTAGCAGAGGAAGAAGCAGAACAACTACGATATTCGATATCAAGACTAGCGAGGGTGGCTGAAGAAGATGTCTGA